One genomic region from Streptomyces sp. NBC_01304 encodes:
- a CDS encoding histidine phosphatase family protein, producing the protein MTDFILVRHGETVWHAENRYAGRADVALTERGLRQADDLGAWAKGQQIHAVYTSPLTRARLTAAPAARALHLEPRIDERLYELDFGDGEGLTIAEMAERFPERQAAFLRRPVTDHLPGGNDPRVAAAQAKACLEEIAAEFPGGRILIVAHNALFRVMLCDLLGIDLDDYRRVFPFLDNGTLTEVRLSGGQASLLRFNAPTPPVPAPAPH; encoded by the coding sequence ATGACCGACTTCATCCTGGTACGCCACGGCGAGACCGTCTGGCACGCCGAGAACCGCTACGCGGGCCGCGCGGACGTCGCGCTCACCGAGCGGGGCCTGCGCCAGGCCGACGACCTCGGCGCCTGGGCCAAGGGCCAGCAGATCCACGCGGTCTACACCTCGCCGCTCACCCGAGCCCGGCTCACCGCCGCCCCCGCCGCCCGCGCCCTGCACCTGGAGCCGCGCATCGACGAGCGGCTCTACGAGCTCGACTTCGGCGACGGCGAGGGCCTGACCATCGCCGAGATGGCCGAGCGCTTCCCCGAGCGGCAGGCCGCCTTCCTGCGCCGGCCGGTCACCGACCACCTGCCAGGCGGCAACGACCCCAGGGTCGCCGCCGCGCAGGCCAAGGCCTGCCTCGAAGAGATCGCCGCAGAGTTCCCCGGCGGCCGGATCCTGATCGTCGCGCACAACGCCCTGTTCCGGGTGATGCTCTGCGACCTGCTCGGCATCGACCTCGACGACTACCGCCGGGTGTTCCCGTTCCTGGACAACGGCACCCTCACCGAGGTCCGCCTCAGCGGCGGCCAGGCCTCCCTGCTGCGCTTCAACGCGCCGACCCCTCCGGTGCCCGCGCCGGCCCCGCACTGA